The nucleotide window gctgacccgcatgcacgcctcgctgcaggagcaggtGGACACGATCACCCAGACCCTTAACCAGTCAGCCTACCGCCACCGACAGGTGCTGCTCGGCATTGCGGCTGCCTGCTACGAgtggcgccgtgctgtgGTGACGGAAAAGGCGGTCTTCTCGACCATGAACATGCTGAAGTTCTCGGGGTCGACCGCGATTGCGCAGGGGTGGGCGCCGGTGCGCTCGTGCGAGGACATCCGCACGGCGGTCGCCGAAGCTGAGTATCTGAGCGGGGCGCAGGTGGCGACGATCATTGAGGAGCTGAACACGAAggagacgccgccgtcgtacTTCAAGACGAACAAGATCACGGCTTCCTTCCAGAGCATCGTGGACAGCTATGGTATGGCCCGCTACAAGGAGGCGAACCCCGGCGTATTCACGATCATCACCTTCCCGTATCTCTTCGGTGTCATGTACGGCGACGTCGGCCACGGCATCATCCTCACCCTCTTTGCCGCTTTCCTAGTCTTCAAGGAGAAGAACTTCGAGGGGCAGCCTTTGAACGAGATTTTCGCCATGATCTTTGGCGGCCGCTACCTGCTGTTGCTGATGGGCTTCTTTGCTGTGTACATGGGGCTCCTGTACAACGATATGTTCGGCTTCTCGATTGAAATCTTTGCTTCGGGCTACCGCtggccgcagctgccaccgGAGGGCCCAGACGGGATCGTGTACCCGTCCTTCCCCACAGGCCGCCCCAGCGTCAAGCCGGAAACCCCGGTCATCTTCGGGATCGACTCCGCTTGGTCGGAGACGGAGAACAAGCTGGAGTTCTACAACTCCATCAAGATGAAGTGCTCCGTCATTATCGGTGTGGCGCAGATGTTGGCTGGCGTGTTCATTTCTCTTACGAACTACATCTACTTCAACGACAGCGTCAAGGTGTGGTTCCGCTTTGTCCCGGAGGTGGTGTTTCTGTCCTGCACCTTTGGCTACATGTGCGTCCTCATCATTGTCAAGTGGCTGACCACCTGGGAGAACACGCACGATgccccgtcgctgctggagacgATGACGAACTTCTTCCTGGCACCGGGAACCATCACCCTTCCGCTCTTCTCTGGCCAGGCTGCCCTGCAGGTGATGCTTTTGCTGGTTTCCTTGGCCTGCGTTCCATGCATGCTGTGCGTCATCCCATACGTGGAGAAGAAAGAGCATGACCGAAAGATGCAAGAACGGGCCGCGCACCCTCCTgcggacggcgaggaggaagaggaggacgacTTCGAGTTCAGCGAGATTATCATCCACCAGATCATTCACACGATCGAATACGTGCTGGGCTGTGTGTCGAACACCGCCTCATACCTACGTCTTTGGGCCCTGTCCCTCGCCCACTCGCAGCTGTCGGAGGTGTTCTGGAGCTTTGCTTTCCTCCTCACGGTCGACTACGACAACGGCACCGGAATCTGTATCTTCTTTGGCTTCGCCGTGTGGATGGCGGCGACGATCGGCGTGCTGCTCGGCATGGAGTCCCTGTCCGCCTTCTTGCACGCGCTGCGTCTTCACTGGGTGGAGTTCAACAACAAGTTCTACGCCGCTGACGGCCACGCGTTCGAGCCGTTTGACCTCGCAGAGTCGCTGAGCAAGCTGCGCTAAGCACCATCACCGACACCAGcacccggcggcggtgcagcaagtGTGGATGGGGTGGCTCGCTTGTACCCTCCGCTTC belongs to Leishmania mexicana MHOM/GT/2001/U1103 complete genome, chromosome 23 and includes:
- a CDS encoding vacuolar proton translocating ATPase subunit A,putative, whose product is MPREACSGLWRSEDMVVLSLHMQREVAHDAVLKLGEIGQFQFSDLNKDVSAFQRDFVQEVRRCDDMERKLRFLQEEIEKAGVTTIVEGGAEGETMSSLEHKIDEVYSEVVELNEQYQALIEERNRSKEHLEILSRDFGGATGDGVLMVTGVIPKDRIPLFERLVYRATRGNSILRTDDIDKPFYNINANEPVHKSVFVVYFSAPRLRERLIKIAEANAATVYSYADSEQQLTRMHASLQEQVDTITQTLNQSAYRHRQVLLGIAAACYEWRRAVVTEKAVFSTMNMLKFSGSTAIAQGWAPVRSCEDIRTAVAEAEYLSGAQVATIIEELNTKETPPSYFKTNKITASFQSIVDSYGMARYKEANPGVFTIITFPYLFGVMYGDVGHGIILTLFAAFLVFKEKNFEGQPLNEIFAMIFGGRYLLLLMGFFAVYMGLLYNDMFGFSIEIFASGYRWPQLPPEGPDGIVYPSFPTGRPSVKPETPVIFGIDSAWSETENKLEFYNSIKMKCSVIIGVAQMLAGVFISLTNYIYFNDSVKVWFRFVPEVVFLSCTFGYMCVLIIVKWLTTWENTHDAPSLLETMTNFFLAPGTITLPLFSGQAALQVMLLLVSLACVPCMLCVIPYVEKKEHDRKMQERAAHPPADGEEEEEDDFEFSEIIIHQIIHTIEYVLGCVSNTASYLRLWALSLAHSQLSEVFWSFAFLLTVDYDNGTGICIFFGFAVWMAATIGVLLGMESLSAFLHALRLHWVEFNNKFYAADGHAFEPFDLAESLSKLR